A genomic region of Coraliomargarita sinensis contains the following coding sequences:
- the recQ gene encoding DNA helicase RecQ, which produces MDVSRLLAPLKSVFGYDAFRPLQREIMEASLAGRDVLAILPTGGGKSLCYQLPALQRSGLTVVVSPLIALMKDQVDQLQAAGVAATFLNSSLSAGEARSRLSGLERGEYKLLYLAPERLFLPDFLQKLKRWQVAALAIDEAHCISEWGHDFRPEYRQLATLREHFPGVPVTALTATATERVQGDIVAQLHLSDPGQFVASFNRPNLTYRVMPKQRPRRQVLDYVAANRDASGIIYCQSRRAVEDYAAALKDAGHKALPYHAGLPQEERVRNQEAFIRDDVQVVCATIAFGMGINKPNVRYVLHADLPKNIESYYQETGRAGRDGLPAECVLLFSGGDIAKYNHFIDQVEDEQAARIARQQLRQMADFAEFADCRRGALLRYFGEDYTKTNCGSCDNCLDDREEVDVTVECQKLLSCIFRINQAGFPMGLNHAVDVLRGSENLKVIGKGHQRLSTHGIGKDQPAEYWQGLGKQLIQRGYLRQSDDGYNTIELTPEAGQALKERQKFRMKPIRTKMASPASRAKAKSGAIECDEGLFEVLRKLRKDLADARGVPPYVVFGDVALRQMARRYPRDDQAFLSIPGVGQRKLKEFGAPFIEVIDEWLLENDPRDFEPNGFLDPAPKMKKREDPDGLNSTSRATLEFFQQGKNVEAIAAERSLSPTTIETHLANSIEAGKLESLDGLVSETEFSLIREAVAEHGTAALRPVFDALGEETSFGKIRLTVAMLQREGKV; this is translated from the coding sequence ATGGACGTTTCCCGTTTACTTGCCCCGCTCAAGTCCGTCTTCGGATACGATGCCTTCCGCCCGCTGCAGCGGGAGATCATGGAGGCATCGCTGGCCGGGCGCGACGTTCTTGCCATTCTTCCCACCGGCGGGGGCAAAAGCCTCTGTTATCAATTGCCCGCGCTTCAGCGATCCGGCCTGACGGTGGTCGTTTCGCCTCTGATCGCGCTGATGAAGGACCAGGTCGATCAACTGCAGGCGGCCGGCGTGGCGGCAACGTTCCTGAATTCCTCGCTCTCCGCCGGCGAGGCCCGCTCGCGCCTGTCGGGTTTGGAGCGGGGCGAATACAAGCTCCTCTATCTCGCCCCGGAACGACTCTTTTTGCCGGATTTTCTGCAGAAATTGAAGCGCTGGCAGGTGGCCGCCCTCGCCATCGACGAGGCCCACTGTATCAGCGAGTGGGGCCATGACTTTCGCCCGGAATACCGGCAGCTCGCTACCTTACGGGAGCATTTCCCGGGCGTGCCGGTCACCGCCCTGACGGCCACCGCGACCGAGCGGGTGCAGGGCGATATCGTTGCGCAGCTGCATTTGTCGGATCCGGGGCAGTTTGTCGCCAGTTTTAATCGGCCCAACCTGACCTACCGCGTCATGCCGAAACAGCGGCCGCGACGTCAGGTGCTGGACTACGTGGCCGCGAACCGGGATGCCTCCGGCATCATTTATTGTCAGTCGCGCCGGGCGGTTGAAGATTATGCCGCCGCCTTGAAGGACGCCGGGCACAAGGCGCTACCCTACCACGCTGGCTTGCCCCAAGAGGAACGGGTGCGGAACCAGGAGGCCTTCATTCGCGACGATGTGCAGGTCGTCTGCGCTACCATCGCTTTCGGCATGGGGATTAATAAGCCCAACGTGCGCTATGTCCTGCACGCCGACCTCCCGAAAAATATCGAAAGTTACTACCAGGAGACAGGCCGGGCCGGGCGCGACGGGCTGCCGGCCGAATGCGTCCTGCTCTTTTCGGGAGGCGATATCGCCAAGTACAACCACTTCATCGACCAGGTCGAGGACGAGCAGGCCGCCCGCATCGCCCGGCAACAGCTGCGGCAGATGGCCGACTTTGCGGAATTCGCGGATTGTCGTCGGGGGGCGCTCCTGCGCTACTTCGGGGAGGATTATACCAAAACAAACTGTGGTAGCTGCGATAATTGCCTGGACGACCGGGAGGAAGTTGATGTCACCGTAGAGTGTCAAAAATTGTTGAGCTGTATTTTCCGGATCAATCAAGCGGGCTTTCCGATGGGACTGAATCATGCCGTGGACGTGCTGCGCGGCTCCGAGAATCTGAAAGTGATCGGCAAGGGGCATCAGCGTCTCTCCACCCATGGCATCGGCAAGGACCAGCCGGCGGAGTACTGGCAGGGGCTGGGGAAGCAGCTGATTCAGCGAGGCTATCTCAGGCAGTCGGACGATGGCTACAATACCATCGAACTGACGCCAGAGGCAGGTCAGGCGTTGAAAGAGCGGCAAAAATTCCGGATGAAGCCGATCCGGACGAAGATGGCTTCGCCGGCCTCGCGCGCCAAGGCGAAGTCCGGCGCCATCGAATGCGACGAAGGGCTGTTTGAGGTCCTTCGGAAGCTGCGCAAGGATCTGGCCGATGCTCGGGGCGTGCCGCCCTACGTGGTCTTTGGTGATGTCGCCCTTCGGCAGATGGCGCGCCGCTACCCGAGGGACGACCAGGCCTTCCTTTCCATCCCCGGCGTTGGCCAGCGCAAACTCAAGGAGTTTGGCGCTCCCTTCATCGAGGTGATCGACGAGTGGTTGCTGGAGAACGATCCCCGCGATTTCGAGCCGAATGGCTTTCTCGATCCGGCCCCGAAGATGAAGAAGCGGGAAGACCCGGATGGGCTGAACTCGACCTCCCGTGCCACCCTGGAGTTCTTTCAGCAAGGGAAGAACGTTGAGGCGATTGCTGCCGAACGGAGCCTAAGCCCGACCACGATCGAGACCCACCTGGCCAACAGCATCGAGGCCGGGAAGTTGGAGAGTCTCGACGGGCTCGTTAGTGAAACAGAGTTCAGCCTGATTCGCGAGGCCGTGGCCGAGCACGGTACCGCCGCCCTGCGTCCGGTCTTCGATGCTTTGGGCGAGGAGACCAGCTTCGGCAAGATCCGCCTAACCGTTGCCATGTTGCAGCGAGAGGGTAAAGTGTAG
- a CDS encoding DUF6922 domain-containing protein, with translation MSSDDPLIAQLSDTLFWDTERSRLDTERHAAFIIVRTMERGTKEEVLSVWRFYGEPTVREALVNAPSLSPETIRFFANQFDLPVEAFRAHERAENWAS, from the coding sequence GTGAGTTCGGACGACCCATTGATCGCGCAACTGTCGGACACCCTTTTTTGGGATACGGAGCGGAGCCGTCTGGATACGGAGCGACACGCCGCCTTTATTATTGTTCGCACCATGGAGCGCGGCACGAAGGAAGAGGTTCTCTCCGTTTGGCGTTTTTATGGCGAACCAACCGTCCGGGAAGCACTTGTCAATGCACCTTCCCTCTCGCCGGAAACAATTCGTTTTTTTGCCAATCAATTTGATCTGCCGGTCGAGGCATTTCGCGCACATGAAAGAGCTGAGAACTGGGCGTCGTGA
- a CDS encoding nucleotidyl transferase AbiEii/AbiGii toxin family protein has translation MPLHKKAVSEKLFRLINELMKAEPLQGFYLVGGTALALYYGHRESVDIDLFTHTPFDAERLRAYMENAHSLQQTTNKENTVLGQINGIKTDFIAHRYPLIGEVNTIDGIRLLSVKDIAAMKLNAIANRGSKKDFWDYAELLKHFDREELLGFFTRKYPSSNRWSVEKSLCYFDDAENEPDPIDLAGQTWDQVKATILADNRLG, from the coding sequence ATGCCACTACACAAAAAAGCCGTCTCCGAAAAACTGTTCAGGTTAATCAACGAATTGATGAAAGCTGAACCCTTGCAAGGGTTTTACCTCGTGGGTGGCACCGCACTTGCCCTCTACTACGGGCACCGTGAATCGGTCGATATCGACCTCTTCACACACACTCCCTTCGATGCTGAACGCCTGCGCGCGTACATGGAAAACGCACATTCGCTCCAACAGACCACGAACAAAGAAAACACCGTGCTCGGCCAGATCAACGGCATCAAAACGGATTTTATTGCGCATCGGTATCCATTGATCGGCGAAGTGAACACCATCGACGGCATTCGACTGCTTTCGGTGAAAGATATCGCCGCAATGAAACTCAACGCCATTGCCAACCGAGGCAGCAAAAAGGACTTTTGGGACTACGCCGAACTGCTGAAACATTTCGATCGGGAGGAACTACTTGGCTTCTTCACTCGGAAATACCCCAGCAGCAACCGCTGGAGCGTGGAAAAATCCCTTTGCTATTTCGACGATGCGGAGAATGAGCCCGATCCAATCGACCTGGCAGGTCAGACATGGGACCAAGTTAAGGCCACCATTCTGGCCGACAATCGACTTGGATAA
- a CDS encoding DUF3500 domain-containing protein: protein MKLAILFLSPVFLLGSLQSHPAHQPEEAAAKALASSAQAFLSKLDAGQREPALLPFSDTARFDWHFFPKWNRKGLSLGEMTEAQQTAYWAFLGAVLSESGTAKVKGVIGAEAILWEQSNRSDSRDPKKYFAVFFGEPSQGGDWGASFEGHHLSINLTVVDGSHVYVTPSFFGANPDETADGARPLAGEFDRGLALLKSFDAGQRKLAIGEKMPREILTGARERVAPMAFQGLPAAGMTEAQQGALMQLIEEYVGRYREPFSEDDLQKIREAGVGKIHFFWSGGAARGEPVYYRIHGPTFVMEYANVQNGANHSHTVWRDFENDFGYDALEHHLEAEH, encoded by the coding sequence ATGAAACTTGCTATTCTCTTTTTGAGCCCGGTTTTCCTGCTGGGGTCGCTGCAAAGCCATCCTGCGCATCAGCCAGAAGAAGCGGCGGCGAAGGCGCTGGCCTCTTCAGCGCAGGCGTTTTTATCGAAACTGGATGCGGGGCAGAGAGAGCCGGCGCTCTTGCCTTTTTCAGATACGGCGCGTTTCGATTGGCACTTTTTCCCGAAGTGGAATCGTAAGGGGCTTTCGCTGGGAGAGATGACCGAGGCGCAGCAGACGGCCTATTGGGCCTTTCTCGGGGCCGTGCTGAGCGAGAGCGGCACAGCCAAGGTCAAGGGGGTGATCGGGGCGGAAGCCATTCTCTGGGAGCAATCGAATCGTTCCGATTCGCGCGACCCGAAGAAATACTTTGCCGTCTTCTTTGGCGAACCGTCGCAGGGGGGCGACTGGGGTGCCAGTTTCGAGGGGCACCATCTCTCCATCAACCTGACCGTCGTGGACGGTTCGCATGTTTATGTGACCCCTTCCTTTTTCGGGGCCAATCCCGATGAGACTGCCGACGGCGCACGCCCTCTGGCCGGAGAGTTCGATCGGGGCCTGGCTCTCCTGAAATCGTTCGACGCCGGGCAGCGAAAACTGGCTATCGGCGAGAAAATGCCCAGGGAGATCTTGACCGGTGCCCGGGAGCGCGTCGCCCCGATGGCGTTTCAGGGCCTACCGGCTGCAGGCATGACCGAGGCGCAGCAGGGCGCGCTGATGCAATTGATCGAGGAATATGTGGGCCGCTACCGGGAGCCCTTCTCGGAGGATGACCTGCAAAAGATCCGGGAGGCCGGTGTCGGCAAGATTCACTTTTTCTGGAGCGGTGGGGCAGCGCGCGGCGAGCCGGTGTACTATCGCATCCACGGGCCGACCTTTGTCATGGAATATGCCAACGTTCAGAACGGAGCCAATCACTCGCACACGGTTTGGCGGGATTTTGAGAATGACTTCGGCTACGATGCGCTGGAGCATCACCTCGAGGCCGAGCATTAA
- a CDS encoding Sec-independent protein translocase subunit TatA/TatB, whose translation MIPSTPLSFIQNMNAPEIVMILAVILLFFGAKRLPELMRSVGKSIGEFKRAKDDIEKDVRSAMESAEAEPERKQSIPEKARVGESA comes from the coding sequence ATGATACCAAGCACGCCACTCTCTTTTATTCAGAATATGAATGCTCCTGAGATCGTCATGATCCTGGCGGTCATTCTTCTTTTCTTCGGAGCAAAACGCTTGCCTGAGCTCATGCGCTCGGTCGGGAAATCGATCGGTGAGTTCAAACGCGCCAAGGACGACATCGAAAAAGATGTCCGGTCAGCCATGGAGAGCGCCGAGGCGGAGCCAGAGCGTAAGCAGTCGATTCCCGAGAAAGCCAGAGTCGGCGAGTCAGCTTAA
- a CDS encoding DNA polymerase Y family protein produces the protein MSLRYIFLDFDSFFASVEQQMRPELRGKPVGVVPSLGVDTTCCIAASYEAKAYGVKTGTGVREARALCPGIQLIEANHTRYVKIHERLKELIHSVIYVEEVLSIDEMYGRLPPHWQHPEVAQDKACEVKSLIGDKIGPQVTVSIGLAPNRFIAKLASKLNKPNGLVCVDFKDLPLALYPMELSDITGIGPRMLRRLRSARILNMGDLYAASRRKLHRIWGSVEGDRMWYALRGIDLPPVETKKSTIGHSHVLPPALRTFHGGHATLHRMLQKACRRLRAEGYFTGCLIVQVKFGFDLRWAAETHCFPTQDSVALGQLLDALWADRPDDVPSPTKVGVTFTKLIHHKNHTVSLFPEDNDLRRMQLQHAMDAINRTHGGRTLYYANSMEAQKDYGAAPMRIAFTHIPNLDMEDDTPERGMEQ, from the coding sequence ATGTCTCTCCGCTACATTTTCCTCGATTTCGACAGCTTCTTCGCCTCCGTGGAGCAGCAGATGCGCCCGGAGCTGCGGGGCAAACCCGTCGGCGTGGTTCCGTCACTAGGTGTTGACACTACTTGCTGTATCGCTGCCAGCTACGAGGCCAAGGCCTACGGCGTGAAGACCGGTACAGGGGTCCGCGAGGCCCGGGCCCTCTGCCCCGGCATACAACTGATCGAGGCGAACCATACCCGCTATGTCAAAATTCACGAGCGACTGAAAGAGTTGATCCATTCGGTGATTTACGTCGAGGAAGTCCTCTCCATCGACGAGATGTATGGCCGCCTGCCGCCTCATTGGCAGCACCCTGAAGTGGCCCAAGATAAAGCCTGTGAAGTTAAGTCACTTATCGGTGATAAAATTGGCCCTCAAGTGACGGTTTCCATCGGCCTGGCCCCGAACCGCTTCATTGCCAAGCTGGCGAGCAAGCTGAACAAGCCCAACGGACTGGTCTGCGTGGACTTCAAAGACCTGCCACTCGCGCTCTACCCCATGGAGCTCTCGGACATCACCGGGATTGGCCCGCGGATGCTGCGCCGCCTCCGCAGCGCCCGCATTCTCAACATGGGGGACCTTTACGCCGCCAGCCGCCGCAAGCTGCACCGCATTTGGGGCTCGGTGGAAGGCGACCGCATGTGGTATGCGCTCCGCGGGATTGATCTACCCCCGGTGGAAACGAAAAAAAGCACCATTGGCCACTCCCATGTACTTCCACCAGCCCTGCGCACCTTCCACGGCGGCCACGCTACCCTCCACCGCATGTTGCAAAAGGCCTGCCGACGCCTGCGGGCCGAGGGCTACTTTACCGGCTGCCTCATCGTGCAGGTCAAATTCGGCTTCGACCTGCGCTGGGCTGCGGAGACCCACTGCTTCCCCACCCAGGACAGCGTCGCGCTCGGCCAGTTGCTGGATGCACTCTGGGCCGACCGCCCGGATGACGTGCCGAGCCCGACCAAGGTGGGCGTCACTTTTACGAAACTCATCCACCACAAAAACCATACCGTCTCCCTCTTTCCCGAGGACAACGACCTGCGACGCATGCAGTTGCAGCACGCCATGGACGCGATCAACAGGACACATGGCGGCCGTACCCTTTACTACGCCAACTCCATGGAGGCCCAGAAGGATTACGGTGCCGCCCCCATGCGCATCGCCTTCACCCACATCCCGAATCTCGACATGGAAGACGATACTCCGGAGCGCGGGATGGAGCAATGA
- a CDS encoding PEP-CTERM sorting domain-containing protein has protein sequence MKKVLLTISLIANVSFGQVLVQDTFSFHGIDIGDGDGTDNISIQNFGGGKYGFEIDTTGFSATGSKLILSYGTKTETDIVGGGDRGGAPFDVITYNGAGLTEALTVSDFNLSTGGIWYLDGVASDGILRLEMSEADYLSNQITDFGVGLYAVDGLKTGVQDTAFGNPDSAATVTVNTSSGFVVQEAIRNNQSLTPNGTDAWLTNYDWSSNSYQGLQQYQVVSAAGDYFAPTSNTNTKLVMGGAFEAVPEPSSFALLAGMFGLTWVMLRRRS, from the coding sequence ATGAAAAAAGTTCTTCTAACGATTTCCCTGATCGCCAATGTCTCTTTCGGACAAGTATTAGTCCAAGACACCTTCTCATTCCATGGTATTGATATAGGTGATGGAGATGGAACAGACAACATAAGCATCCAGAATTTTGGGGGTGGTAAATACGGCTTTGAGATTGATACGACTGGCTTTTCGGCAACTGGTAGCAAGCTGATATTATCCTACGGCACAAAGACTGAAACAGACATTGTGGGGGGTGGTGATCGTGGAGGTGCTCCTTTTGACGTTATCACTTACAATGGGGCTGGATTAACCGAGGCTCTCACTGTCTCTGATTTCAATCTCAGCACTGGTGGTATTTGGTATCTCGATGGTGTCGCGTCCGACGGGATACTTCGTCTCGAAATGAGCGAAGCAGACTATTTATCAAACCAGATCACTGATTTCGGAGTTGGTTTATACGCTGTCGATGGCCTAAAGACGGGTGTGCAAGATACGGCATTTGGAAATCCCGATAGTGCCGCCACTGTAACAGTAAACACGTCCTCAGGTTTTGTGGTGCAGGAGGCTATCCGCAATAATCAATCCCTTACTCCAAATGGCACCGACGCTTGGCTTACGAACTACGACTGGAGTTCAAATAGCTATCAAGGTTTGCAGCAGTACCAAGTTGTTTCAGCAGCTGGTGATTATTTCGCACCCACGTCTAACACCAACACTAAGCTCGTCATGGGAGGCGCCTTCGAGGCCGTCCCCGAGCCCAGCTCGTTCGCTTTGCTTGCTGGTATGTTCGGTCTGACATGGGTGATGCTCCGCCGCCGCAGCTAA
- a CDS encoding DUF429 domain-containing protein: MPRQTHTAVGIDGCRGGWIAAVGSPDGQITWQLERKIADILETLPPESTILVDMILGLPDRQNPIRECDRLARQLLRPHGSRVFPAPPREALAAESYPEACARARTATGKAISKQCWHLFPKIRELDAIADPRVRESHPELVFYRLNTETIVADSKKTPSGRTQRLDLLENTLPGSREAYGRALTDFPRKEVARDDLIDALALCAAATKPQDLQMIGGQRNPSIWY, from the coding sequence ATGCCTCGACAAACACATACTGCCGTCGGCATTGACGGCTGCCGGGGCGGCTGGATTGCCGCCGTCGGCTCCCCAGACGGCCAAATTACCTGGCAGCTCGAGCGGAAAATTGCCGATATCCTGGAGACGCTTCCCCCTGAGAGCACCATCCTCGTCGACATGATCCTCGGCTTGCCCGACCGCCAGAATCCGATTCGTGAGTGCGACCGACTGGCCCGCCAGCTGCTCCGCCCTCACGGCTCGCGGGTCTTCCCCGCCCCACCGCGCGAAGCCCTGGCCGCCGAAAGCTATCCGGAAGCCTGTGCGCGGGCCCGCACCGCCACCGGCAAGGCCATCTCCAAACAGTGCTGGCATCTCTTTCCAAAGATTCGGGAGCTCGACGCGATTGCCGACCCGCGGGTCCGGGAATCGCACCCGGAGCTGGTTTTTTACCGACTCAACACGGAAACCATCGTCGCGGACTCCAAGAAAACCCCGAGCGGTCGGACGCAGCGACTCGACTTGCTGGAAAACACCCTGCCGGGCAGTCGCGAAGCCTATGGCCGCGCCCTCACGGATTTTCCCCGAAAGGAAGTCGCCCGCGACGACCTAATCGATGCGCTCGCGCTTTGCGCGGCGGCGACAAAACCTCAAGACCTGCAAATGATCGGGGGCCAGAGAAACCCGTCAATTTGGTATTGA